tatccatatatgttgttgttctaagaatgatcatgatgccctcatgtccgtattttattttatcgacacctctacctctaaacatgtggacatatttatcgttatcggctttcgcttgaggacaagcaaggtctaagcttgggggatttgatacgtccattttgcatcatgcttttatatcgatatttattgcattatgggttgttattacacattatgtcacaatagttatgcctattctctcttattttacaaggtttacataaagagggagaatactggcagctgggattctgggctggaaaaggagcaaatattagagacctattttgcacagcttaaaaagtcctgaaacttcatggaagatgttttcagaatatataaaaaatactcagtggaagaagttcaccaagggggccacaccctgcccacgagggtgggggcacgccctacccccgtgggcgcgccccctacctcatgggccccctggtggccctccgatggccatcttctgctatatggtgtctttcgatgaggaaaaaatcataagccatctcctcggacgaaactccgccaccacgaggcggaaccttggcggatccaatctagggctccggcagagctgttctgccggggaaacttccctccgggagggggaaatcatcgccatcgtcatcaccaatgctcctctcatcgggagagggcaatctccatcaacatcttcatcatcaccatctcctctcaaaaccctagttcatctcttgtatccaattcttgtctccaagtgcgggattggtactagtaggttgctagtagtgttaattactccttgtagttgatgctagttggtttatttggtggaagatcatatgttcagatcgtatatgcatattaataccctctgattatgaacatgaatatgcttcgtgagtagttatgtttgttcctgaggacatgggagaagacttgctattagtagtcatgtgaatttggtattcgttcgatattttgatgagatgtatgttgtctagcctctagtggtgttatgtgaacgtcgactacataacacttcaccattatttgggcctagaggaaggcattggttagtaataagtagatgatgggttgctagagtgacagaagcttaaaccctagtttatgcgttgcttcgtaaggggctgatttggatccatatgtttcatgctatggttaggtttaccttaatacttttgttgtagtcgcggatgcttgcaatagaggtttatcataagtgggatgcttgtccaagtaaggacagtacccaagcaccggtccacccacataccaaattatcaaagtaccaaacgtgaatcatatgagcgtgatgaaaattagcttgacgatattcccatgtgtcctcgggagcgctttcctctatataagagtttgtccaggcttgtcctttgctataaaaaggattgggccaccttgctgcactttatttacttttgttacttgttgctcgttacaaattatcctatcacaaaactatctgttaccacttatttcaatacttgcagagaataccttgctggaaaccgcttatcatttccttctactcatcgttgggtttgacactcttacttatcgaaaggactacgatagatcccctatacttgtgggtcatcagttatcAGGCGAatgagcccagtttttcttttcttcctatatataaaaaagtatgctacttggtgtcagcttagtcaaaaaacaattgtgccaaccttgaccgttggattgacattcaatgtcaGTCGTGTTTCCtcactctcttcttcctccagtcgttaaagccaaaccagcgccggtgggaccgcctACTTCCGCCTCCGACGGCTGGTTGTGCTGTCGCGCACGCATCGTGGCCACattgcaccctaaaactctgcacatcttccccggctcttgttcattcccgtccgaggcctcaccatcgtcctccgccttgattcgctcgccgcggcgccgccctccggtgttgtcaacatgttcaacaaccgagaggaataaggagatgactgtacattgtgaggatgacagtagggacccagtagcgtgcagtaattttgttttttcgggacagagaagggtatcaactgggttgtttgggagctgtggcccgtctagcacatgaccagcccactttgtttttttcctttctgaaaatggctagcccagctattttgttttttgtagaataaccaacgtaggcctacttgtttTTCTACGCCCTACTGGGCCGGAAGTctatcaagacgaggagggatgcattttgcccagaaaatgggctataagtaataagaaatgggctataaataaTATTAAATGGACTGTAAAATGAAAAATAtagcaaacatgcaattagttccaaaatacttttttctttcggattttgatattttaaatttcattgtttttgtgcgggtaaaatttcattggatttaaattaaggtatgtttaatttttaaattaatttgaatctcgCTAGAAATTTGGGGTTGTATGTTGTTTGggtcagatttggaggctgactagtgggtctactaggttgacgtgtatgaaaggctttgtcaacttagtccacaaatgattgcAGTAGtgatcgttggatgttaatccaacggccgtgctgcttcttcaatatctgatcatcttgctccagccgcccaaaccagcgccggtgggactgcctgctcccgcctcccaggaccggctgtgctgccgcacaggccgcaccgccccaccctactccattgctggccaggccattcctctactcacccacacctcctgttattttccggcgacggcagccggaccaataaaccctcatactccccaccgcgtgcactacaagaaatatatcaacttgtgaccttgactattggtcactgaaaggtcattgttttttatttgcgacctttttgtgaccaaaaacagaaggtcaaaagctggcagtcgtaaactgaaattaacgaccttctctgtgagaaggtcatagacgtttatgaccaaaacagaaggtcgttgaacccgtgaccttttgttttggtcactggttgtctgctcagaccacgtcggatccgacgtggcaatctgacgtggcaaaatagcaaccaattgaaaaggtcactgacaagattcagcccggtccgattgaTTCTTTTACATGGGCCGaacccattaattcagcccatttgttgttgttttttctttcaaTTTGAGTCAACAACATGGGTcgggcccaacaatttggcctttttatttctaGGCCTTAGCCATTTCACAGTCCATTTCATTAAGCCTTTTTGTACCGTTTATTCATAAATGCACAACATTCGAGTACACTACTGTTTGGGCCATAGCATTTTTAGAGCCCAAATATTATTTGATCCATTAGAACATCCAAACCTTTTCATTCACAGATTTCAAATTTACACATTTCAACAGCAAACAATCAAAACATTCTTTCAATTAAATGATCAAATCCAAAAATCGATCAATGAAACTCACAATACCACATGTACAATAGCGCACGATCCAACAAGTGTACATacaatcaaaaaacaaatacacatgCACCAAAACTTGGTGGCAACATCAACTAAAACTTGGTGCACATATCCAGGCTTCTTCTGATCTTCGGTAAGAGCAGCAGCCACCTCGACGACATTAGATCCTGATCTACATAAATTAGTAGTGAGATAGAGTGAAAGTTGAATGATTGCCAATAAAATACATGGGTAGAACATGGATGACATTATATAGAAGAGTAGAGATCTATGTCCCTTCTAAGCACATCAAATGTACAAAATCTGGACTGGTTAAATAATAATTGTATCCTTCTCTACAAGCACATATAAGTAATTAATAAGTACTAATCCTATCATGTATGGCAGGCTTGCAAGATGGAGATGCATACATGACTAAACAGTAACATATTATGGTATGACCAGGGTGAGAAAATCAACAACTCGATCGACCCAACATTGAAATCGGACATGATATCCTAAAACAGCAAGAAACGGGAAAAGTAGGCTCATACATCAGGACCACTAAAACCAAGCACATCACAACCATGGTCGAGGAAATAATCAACATCTGCATTTTACCGCAGTACACTTACCACAAAACTATCACCAGTACAGAGATCATTAGCTACCACCGCATGAAGCATCCATACATCAAACTGATTTTTCTGCAGTTGGTTGAAACACTACACGTCAACCAGAAATTTGTAAGTACATGAGACAATGGCTTAACAGAAGAACATTGTGACTTCCTCGGCTATTTGTTTCAACAGTAGTACAAACATCACCTCTGTTAAACCCTCAGCAGCATTAAACAATGCCTGATAATATACATGTACAGAAGATTCATACACAGTCGCATGACCAACATTCAGCATGTTATCTACACAAAGAAGAGAAAAGTCAAACAGATCTCAATCATTTTGCAGTATTAACACATGCACATCAAGTAAGAGTGGTGCTCTGTTTTTACCACAGCGGCACAAGCGAGACAATGTCTGATTTGCCCTACTCCTCCACAAGATTCGCCCTACATTTCAAAGCACACTGCATGGGAACAAAGACACTTATGAACAAAGATATGCCTCAAATTTCAACAGAACACTACTGTGCTAGTTAAGCTAGTCAATGCACAAACATATAAGCATGCAGAAATAGTAGTACTAGTCATATACATGACACATCATGTAACAAGATCTAAAATGAATAATTCTAGGCTAGAAGAAAAATATATAATACCAAATACCAACTAAAAAGTACAGGATGCTAGTAGCGGAACAAACACTACTATATCTGCCAAATGCACAGGCCAATTAAGCATGTTCCTCCAATATTATGCAATCTGAGATGCAAACAGGTAACAATGCCTATTTTTCTTGTCATAAGAAGAGGCTAGAGCCCTTTTCTGTTTGGTGATGGTGCCGATGGGGCGATGGTAGGcacgcctatatttacaagaacaaCTGGGCATTTTGTACGAGTAAAGATATCATGTAGTTCCCTGAATTAACAAACTACGCACACCCTAAAAAGTGACAACAAAGGTACGCATGGGCATTTATCGCCATAGCAATAGTTCAAGGATAAAATCATAGATGATATATTTTGTAAGATCCACAAACCCAGACACAACAAGTTCTTACTAGACTATCAACATATATACAGGTATGTTTTTACAACAAAAATGTCAAGTTTTTATGGATCAATAAGAAGAAGATGGTCAATCAAACATTTCCAGGCATGGTATGAATTTCCAAAGGGGAGGACGAGCAAACAAATATTTATATTTCAGTGCCATACAATCAACTGggtcaaagaagaaaagaaaaattgtCCAGTGAAGACAGTAGGCTATTCAAGAAAAAAATTGGACCTGATTTTGCCCTGTCCATGGTGTTCCACACCAATCGAGAATTTGACCACAGACCTCGGCGCATAACAGAATCATGATGTCCATTTGCATCCAGGGCTGAATTTGACCACGAAAATTGGCTATTAAGTAGTATACTCATGTGGTGAATTTATTGAATACTTAATCTATACTCTGCATCTACCAAAAGCAAATCTCCTTGAACAAGGTCTGATGCCAAACAATCCAAAGGCATCTAATAGAAAAAGGCAAAATGGTGCTTCTGCGATAGTTCCCATCCATGGTCTCCACAACTGCAAAAGAACGAAGAAGATGGTTACCGAGGCACCAAAGTTACTTCATAATCTGCATAGGATTTACCCAAAATGTAGCGCATATGTAGAAGAAACTATGAAATGTGTATAAGAATCATCACATGAACAAATAAACAAGACCCCCATGAACTTGGAACGCTGTGAACACTAGCAGGACGCACAACAGACCTTGGAAGACTGACTGCGTGTAACCGGAGCAGAAATCAAAATTGTGAAACAGAGTACATGACCAGCAGTCTGTACAGGCATACGGTTAAGAGTACATCGCTTTTTCAAATGCTATGTTATGGTTTTGTGCGGTTTGCGCCATTGGCAAAAGCAAAACTAATAGAATTCCCAGATGTGGAAAAAATAGCATATTGTTTCCCCCGGAGACTAACTGAGAAGGAATCGATCATGATAGGACGTACTTTCTAAGTTACCTGGACTTCCAGAACAGGAATCAAACATGAGAAATGTAACAACTGTTACAATTGAAATATCAGAACTAACTCCGTTGCCAGTGAATCCCTGATCTTCACTGAAGTGGCAAGATAAAACCACACAGAGTAATAAGCCTACACAGACTACATGATCATAGTGTACTAAGCTAAATCTATAAGGGGGGCATTTCCAGGACCAAAAACAGCACCAATCAGATCATGCGATTCTAGCTATGCAAGTCCCCAAGTCGTACAGCCAACTGATTCGTAACCAGCCGATGCTATGATCCATTAGCAGGACCGACTGAACCTACACCTACACTTCAGCGCGCAGCCGCGCCAGCACGCAGCATAATTCGGCAGCGAGATCCAACAAACAAAAGCCCCAcagcagacacacacacacacacatacgctTCAAGGGGAAGGGGAATCTACCTGCTGCCGAACAGACGGGGATAGGAAGACCGGCGATGTCCCAAATCTGGGCCTTGACGACCTTGTCGTCGACCTAGAGGGAGCGGGTGGCGAACTCGACCCCCCTGATGGTGGACTTGGACTCGAGGCTGAACTCGTTGCGGGTGAAGCGGGAGAGCAGGTTGGACTTGCCGATGCCGGTCTTGAATGATCGCCTNNNNNNNNNNNNNNNNNNNNNNNNNNNNNNNNNNNNNNNNNNNNNNNNNNNNNNNNNNNNNNNNNNNNNNNNNNNNNNNNNNNNNNNNNNNNNNNNNNNNNNNNNNNNNNNNNNNNNNNNNNNNNNNNNNNNNNNNNNNNNNNNNNNNNNNNNNNNNNNNNNNATGCTAGCGGGACGTCATCGGCGGAGGAGCCGGTCGCTTCGGGGAGGAATGCGGTCGCTTCGGGGATGCGGGCGCCGTCGGGGTCCGGGAAGGAGGGGCGAAAGGGGAAGGtgggggagggagggggagggaggagaTGGGAGGCGACGAGGTGGATGGCGGCACGATGGGGGACGGGGAGGAGATGGTGGAGAGGT
The Triticum dicoccoides isolate Atlit2015 ecotype Zavitan chromosome 3A, WEW_v2.0, whole genome shotgun sequence genome window above contains:
- the LOC119269697 gene encoding uncharacterized protein LOC119269697 isoform X2, producing the protein MGTIAEAPFCLFLLDAFGLFGIRPCSRRFAFALDANGHHDSVMRRGLWSNSRLVWNTMDRAKSGRILWRSRANQTLSRLCRCDNMLNVGHATVYESSVHVYYQALFNAAEGLTEKNQFDVWMLHAVVANDLCTGDSFVDLMSSRWLLLLPKIRRSLDMCTKF
- the LOC119269697 gene encoding uncharacterized protein LOC119269697 isoform X1; translation: MGTIAEAPFCLFLLDAFGLFGIRPCSRRFAFALDANGHHDSVMRRGLWSNSRLVWNTMDRAKSGRILWRSRANQTLSRLCRCDNMLNVGHATVYESSVHVYYQALFNAAEGLTECFNQLQKNQFDVWMLHAVVANDLCTGDSFVDLMSSRWLLLLPKIRRSLDMCTKF
- the LOC119269697 gene encoding uncharacterized protein LOC119269697 isoform X4; translated protein: MGTIAEAPFCLFLLDAFGLFGIRPCSRRFAFALDANGHHDSVMRRGLWSNSRLVWNTMDRAKSGRILWRSRANQTLSRLCRCDNMLNVGHATVYESSVHVYYQALFNAAEGLTEKNQFDVWMLHAVVANDLCTGDSFVIRI
- the LOC119269697 gene encoding uncharacterized protein LOC119269697 isoform X3; this translates as MGTIAEAPFCLFLLDAFGLFGIRPCSRRFAFALDANGHHDSVMRRGLWSNSRLVWNTMDRAKSGRILWRSRANQTLSRLCRCDNMLNVGHATVYESSVHVYYQALFNAAEGLTECFNQLQKNQFDVWMLHAVVANDLCTGDSFVIRI